In the genome of Drosophila subpulchrella strain 33 F10 #4 breed RU33 chromosome 2L, RU_Dsub_v1.1 Primary Assembly, whole genome shotgun sequence, one region contains:
- the LOC119547320 gene encoding uncharacterized protein LOC119547320, translating to MPFVQRFQQIRNFVMNVCLVEAIQFVQDLTHALCLDLQGLFNLK from the coding sequence ATGCCTTTCGTCCAGAGATTCCAACAAATACGTAATTTTGTTATGAACGTCTGCCTCGTCGAGGCCATCCAATTCGTGCAGGACCTCACGCATGCCCTCTGCCTGGACCTCCAGGGCCTGTTCAACCTGAAGTAG
- the LOC119547812 gene encoding uncharacterized protein LOC119547812: MPTTTIPNHHMQMANKWRAKKDCGFQGYGSFSGRGCVCWISLVLLLILVPDFIVALKDVSVMIPQAVKRGSNALFTCNYDMENDTLYSVKWYKGKREFYRYTPKENPAMKVFAMTSGLNVERNLSNQSHVVLQSVPLNISGKFTCEISVEAPTFQTAMVSGEMEVVELPEEHTVVTGIQARYRIGDLVDGNCSIKYSKPAANLTWTINGIVVPPHHIKTYQTERRENSTLESVTSAIHFMVTNQHFLKSQMRLKCTANIFDIFKEEMESVIEEDRPRIMASGRSYDINNYPLEEHTNGERGGFEDHNESYLTYYSADNAASGASTAAQEIFWQFWPLKLAKPPINRQLAGAWHWICGGGGAAALLLMPLLLGPLTHQIINCQYTKPATGKVQQQQQQQQQHRSSNIDVTASKAATSASSVKCFYNCQMATAMPTQSRDGDDDGDANIGSTTATATATADVADVAAVAGGVAAGATASASCSIKRLSATLVGGGEGVRGVASWPDQRLLMTRRREKRQKCQKKSQAMDAMMQSRCSAC, from the exons ATTTTATTGTGGCACTCAAGGATGTGTCGGTAATGATACCACAGGCGGTGAAACGTGGCAGCAACGCGCTGTTCACGTGTAATTACGATATGGAAAACGATACTCTATATTCGGTGAAATGGTATAAGGGCAAGCGTGAGTTTTATCGCTACACGCCCAAGGAGAATCCAGCGATGAAGGTCTTTGCCATGACAAGTGGTCTCAATGTCGAG CGCAACCTTTCGAATCAGAGCCACGTAGTCCTGCAGTCGGTGCCGCTGAATATTTCGGGAAAATTTACATGCGAAATATCCGTGGAGGCGCCCACTTTTCAAACGGCCATGGTGTCCGGCGAAATGGAGGTGGTTG AGCTGCCGGAAGAGCACACTGTGGTTACCGGGATACAGGCACGTTATCGCATCGGCGATTTGGTCGACGGCAATTGCTCAATTAAATACTCGAAACCGGCTGCTAATTTGACATGGACTATTAATGGTATTGTG GTGCCGCCGCATCACATAAAGACTTACCAGACGGAGAGGCGGGAGAACAGCACCCTGGAGTCGGTGACGAGTGCCATACATTTCATGGTCACCAATCAGCATTTCCTCAAGAGCCAGATGAGG CTCAAGTGCACGGCCAATATCTTTGACATCTTCAAGGAGGAAATGGAGAGTGTCATCGAGGAGGACCGGCCCAGGATAATGGCCTCGGGCAGATCATATGACATCAACAATTATCCCCTGGAGGAGCACACGAATGGCGAGCGGGGCGGCTTTGAGGATCACAACGAGTCCTATTTGACTTACTACTCAG CGGATAACGCGGCATCGGGAGCCTCGACAGCTGCGCAGGAAATCTTTTGGCAATTCTGGCCATTGAAGCTAGCAAAGCCGCCCATCAACAGGCAGTTggcgggggcgtggcactggATCTGCGGGGGCGGTGGAGCGGCTGCCCTTTTGCTGATGCCGCTGCTCCTCGGGCCGCTAACCCATCAAATTATCAACTGTCAATACACAAAGCCGGCGACTGGCAAggtgcaacagcaacagcaacagcagcagcaacatcgcagcagcaacatcgatGTGACGGCTTCAAAAGCGGCAACATCCGCATCCAGCGTCAAATGCTTTTATAATTGTCAAATGGCTACGGCGATGCCAACTCAGAGTCGcgatggtgatgatgatggtgatgCGAATATTGGCAGCacaactgcaacagcaacagcaactgctGATGTTgcagatgttgctgctgttgctggagGAGTTGCTGCGGGTGCGACTGCGAGTGCGAGTTGCAGCATTAAGCGGCTGTCAGCGACACTTGTGGGGGGCGGCGAGGGTGTAAGGGGCGTGGCCAGTTGGCCGGATCAACGATTATTGATGACTCGGCGGCGGGAAAAGCGGCAAAAGTGCCAAAAGAAATCGCAGGCGATGGATGCGATGATGCAGTCGCGCTGCAGCGCGTGCTGA
- the LOC119547319 gene encoding protein bicaudal C, with amino-acid sequence MLSCASFNKLMYPTAADVAKSPMGGLEVDGGSMGSLASLQALPSTTSVGSGAPSETQSEISSVDSDWSDIRAIAMKLGVQNPDDLHTERFKVDRQKLEQLIKADSSIEGMNGAEYFFHDIMNTTDTYVSWPCRLKIGAKSKKDPHVRIVGKVEQVQRAKERILSSLDSRGTRVIMKMDVSYTDHSYIIGRGGNNIKRIMDDTHTHIHFPDSNRSNPTEKSNQVSLCGSLEGVERARALVRLSTPLLISFEMPVMGPSKPQPDHETPYIKMIETKFNVQVIFSTRPKLHTSLVLVKGSEKESAQVRDATQLLINFACESIASQILVNVQMEISPQHHEIVKGKNNVNLLSIMDRTQTKIIFPDLSDMNVKPLKKSQVTISGRIDDVYLARQQLLGNLPVALIFDFPDNQNDASEIMSLNTKYGVYITLRQKQRQSTLAIVVKGVEKFIDKIYEARQEILRLATPIVKPELPDYYFMPKDKDLNLAYRTQLTALLAGYVDSPKTPSLLPPALTGQLTPYANNNHLLLNANGLATPTGICAPTQKYMQLHNSFQQSQGRSLVGGGTSQSNNYLQVPGAVAPLKPPTVSPRNSCSQNTSGYQSFSSSTTSLEQSYPPYAQLPGAVSSTSSSTAGCPNRAHYSPDSTYGSEGGGAGGGGAGGGGGGAGARLGRRLSDGVLLGLGNSSGGAGSSPGGGVHLLPGSAESYRSLHYDLGGGNKHTSGHRAFDFDMKRALGYKAMERTPVAGEMRTPTPAWMGMGLSSTSPAPAPAPLENGEGNGGGGGGGWRLPPGLGSPYGLSATTGLLDATPVNRRLQLAQHKDIQTLLTSLGLEHYIKIFVLNEIDLEVFTTLTEENLMELGIAAFGARKKLLTAIHTLLANEAACSTMPSSSSSQNSSSPRFSGSAAPGAERRPSNQW; translated from the exons ATGCTGTCCTGTGCCTCTTTCAACAAACTTATGTATCCAACGGCCGCAGATGTGGCCAAATCGCCCATGGGGGGCTTGGAGGTGGATGGCGGATCCATGGGATCGCTGGCCAGTCTCCAGGCCCTGCCTTCGACCACATCGGTGGGCAGTGGAGCCCCCAGCGAGACCCAGAGCGAGATCTCCTCGGTGGACAGCGATTGGAGTGACATACGCGCCATCGCCATGAAGTTGGGCGTTCAAAACCCAGACGATCTGCACACCGAACGTTTCAAGGTCGATCGCCAGAAACTGGAGCAGCTGATAAAGG CGGACAGCTCCATCGAGGGGATGAATGGAGCCGAGTATTTCTTTCATGAC ATCATGAACACGACGGATACGTATGTGAGCTGGCCTTGCAGACTCAAAATTGGTGCCAAGAGCAAGAAGG atcCGCATGTGCGAATTGTGGGCAAGGTGGAGCAAGTGCAGCGGGCCAAGGAGCGCATCCTGAGCAGCCTTGACTCGAGG GGCACCCGGGTGATCATGAAAATGGACGTCAGCTATACGGACCACTCGTACATCATCGGACGAGGTGGCAACAACATCAAGCGCATCATGGACGACACCCACACCCACATCCACTTCCCCGACTCGAACCGCTCCAATCCCACGGAGAAGTCCAACCAGGTGTCGCTGTGCGGCAGCCTGGAGGGCGTGGAGCGGGCCCGGGCCCTCGTCCGGCTCTCCACGCCGCTGCTCATCTCCTTCGAGATGCCCGTGATGGGACCCAGCAAGCCGCAGCCCGACCACGAGACACCCTACATCAAGATGATCGAGACCAAGTTCAATGTGCAG GTTATATTCTCCACGCGTCCCAAGCTGCACACCTCGTTGGTTTTGGTCAAAGGATCCGAGAAGGAATCGGCTCAGGTCCGAGATGCCACCCAGCTGCTGATCAATTTCGCCTGCGAGAGCATTGCG AGCCAAATCCTGGTGAACGTCCAGATGGAGATCTCGCCGCAGCACCACGAGATCGTCAAGGGCAAGAACAACGTGAACCTGCTCAGCATCATGGATCGCACCCAGACCAAGATCATCTTCCCCGATCTGAGCGACATGAACGTGAAGCCGCTGAAGAAGTCGCAGGTCACGATCAGCGGACGCATCGACGACGTCTACTTGGCGCGACAACAATTGCTTGGCAATTTGCCCGTAGCATTGATTTTTGACTTTCCGGACAACCAGAACGATGCCTCCGAGATAATGAGCCTGAATACCAAGTACGGCGTCTACATCACCCTGCGCCAAAAGCAGCGGCAGAGCACCCTGGCCATTGTGGTCAAGGGAGTGGAGAAGTTTATAG ACAAAATCTACGAGGCCCGCCAGGAGATCCTGCGCCTGGCCACGCCGATCGTGAAGCCCGAGCTGCCCGACTACTACTTCATGCCCAAGGACAAGGACCTCAACCTGGCCTACCGCACCCAGTTGACCGCCCTGCTGGCCGGCTATGTGGACAGCCCAAAGACTCCATCGCTGCTGCCGCCCGCTCTTACCGGCCAGCTGACGCCCTATGCCAACAACAATCACTTGCTGTTGAACGCCAACGGgctggccacgcccaccggcATATGTGCGCCCACACAGAAGTACATGCAGTTGCACAACAGCTTCCAGCAGAGTCAAGGTCGTTCGCTGGTGGGCGGTGGCACTAGCCAAAGCAACAACTATCTGCAGGTTCCCGGAGCGGTAGCGCCACTCAAGCCACCGACCGTTTCGCCGCGGAACAGCTGTAGCCAGAATACCAGTGGCTACCAGAGcttcagcagcagcaccacctcGCTGGAGCAGTCGTATCCGCCGTACGCCCAGCTGCCGGGCGCCGTGTCCTCCACGTCCTCCTCCACGGCGGGATGTCCAAACCGGGCCCACTACTCGCCGGACTCCACCTATGGCAGTGAAGGcggtggtgctggtggtggtggtgctggagGCGGTGGCGGTGGAGCTGGGGCGCGGCTGGGTCGCCGTCTCAGCGATGGAGTGCTCCTGGGACTGGGAAATTCCAGCGGTGGCGCAGGATCATCCCCGGGCGGCGGAGTCCATCTGCTGCCCGGCAGCGCCGAGAGCTACCGAAGCCTGCACTACGACCTCGGTGGCGGGAACAAGCACACCAGCGGCCACCGCGCCTTCGACTTCGACATGAAACGGGCCCTGGGCTACAAGGCCATGGAGCGCACTCCGGTGGCGGGGGAGATGCGCACACCCACGCCCGCCTGGATGGGCATGGGCCTGAGCAGCACCTCGCCCGCCCCCGCCCCCGCCCCGCTGGAGAACGGGGAAGGAAATGggggcggtggtggtggtggctgGCGGCTACCGCCAGGACTTGGATCTCCCTATGGGCTGAGTGCCACCACAGGACTGCTGGACGCCACGCCGGTCAACCGACGGTTGCAGCTCGCCCAGCACAAGGACATCCAGACTTTGCTCACCAGCTTGGGTCTGGAGCATTACATCA